The following coding sequences lie in one Monomorium pharaonis isolate MP-MQ-018 chromosome 1, ASM1337386v2, whole genome shotgun sequence genomic window:
- the LOC105833261 gene encoding protein artichoke encodes MTRDPQRRANHPYAIDRRRIPRMVLQILLIQNFITFKAVAQIAECPPPEIITGCPCYNFEDGLFLECAGATEETLRSTLQGVLSTSGAGTMVQSLSVYELDKSIEELKEGAFPPGSQIRHLQISHSSLREVSESAFTNLKDSLESLALVSGRLPHVPQKSLADLRKLAALDLETNLIQDLSSYCFYGLKLMKLTLKGNQISKISEYAFAGLEDSLSDLDLAENKLKLFPMAPLRRLESLASLRLAWNEISELPDDGYSLLSSLLILDLSSNNFEKLAEDCFRPCPILHTLSLYYNSIESIHKDAFASLKDLESIDLSHNKIVFLDVATFKGNERLRTIELSHNHIHYIGGVFARLPELRELYLAENNILEIPGDAFAGSVSLAVVYLQQNAIRRIDAKGLTSLTQLAQLHLSNNYIEKVPREFLEHCENLSSLSLDGNKIRELQPGTFLKLHQLRELRLQDNHITEVKRGVFTPLPALLELHLQNNAITSMETGALRTLNSLQHVNLQGNQLTMLGDVFQLSASESSSGGSSLVSIQLDSNGLAVLHNDSLRGQASVRIMWLGHNKLTHLQAPLFRDLLLVERLYLTNNSISRIEDAAFQPMQALKFLELSMNKLSHVTARTFSELHELEELYLQDNGLRRLDPYALTALKKLRVLDLANNYLTVLQDAVFQEDLPIKTLNLKNCSISTIENGAFRGLNNLFDLNLDDNLLTATALLRLHIPGLRTLAASGNNFSQITEHCFNGLPSLQDLFLDDSQISQLPETIFVLNRNLARLHLNHNYLRALPPGLFDRLLSLREIHLDHNRFQDIPYSALASALNLEILTLSTNEILNVDVASFASLKHLRELDLSHNKIETMSGFAMANLSRLISVDLSDNNLNALPANFFAHSSLLRRVDLSENKFRQIPAVALSGQNLPGLAWLNLTRNPLNRIHDLPSEAMYPILQEVHISGTNLSIVTSQDFEAFPALLHLYLGQNCILRVSPGAFRSLPNLLTLHLGMNSLEILPKERLQGMEHLRILNLTHNRLKELEEFPEDLKSLQILDLSYNQIGIVGKVTFKNLISLVELHLYGNWINAISSEAFRPLKKLRLLDLSRNYLENLPLNAFRPLETQIRSLRAEENPLHCGCESQELWEWLRDHQKLVSGVGGGRSRGRNGVGVGDVEGGLLRCEQPPELRGLVFLDLDPHAFCSAPLVLKLAIQDIQPFSVLVSWQSRNHSGLHGYQVAYHALDNVDEVRGKLLDPKARSVRLTKLASDTRYLICVLGLGSWGTPIPEDIGSWQWNASHDDVIEGSSLPVMVNSPTSRCTEVRTLDAPDSIVGDGTVSDRGSLANILTRRLGLIVGSCMGFVVFVVLISVLGYMKMKKQRATIKRDQPLSTNPPEYMSYRHFSLQSGDRAENACPSFISNIGPSPLGS; translated from the exons ATGACGCGAGATCCGCAACGACGGGCAAATCACCCGTACGCCATAGACCGGCGGCGGATACCGAGAATGGTCCTTCAGATTCTGTTAATtcagaattttattacatttaaagcTGTCGCTCAGATAGCCGAATGTCCGCCGCCGGAAATAATAACGGGCTGTCCCTGCTACAACTTCGAGGATGGTCTCTTTCTAGAATGCGCTGGCGCTACGGAAGAGACTCTAAGATCCACGCTGCAAGGCGTACTAAGTACCAGCG GCGCGGGTACGATGGTACAGTCGTTGAGTGTTTACGAGCTCGACAAAAGCATCGAGGAACTGAAGGAGGGTGCCTTCCCTCCCGGCTCGCAAATCAGACATCTCCAAATATCACATTCGTCTTTGCGGGAAGTGAGCGAGAGCGCCTTCACGAATTTGAAGGATAGCCTGGAATCCTTGGCACTGGTCTCCGGTCGTTTACCCCACGTGCCTCAAAAATCATTGGCCGATCTACGGAAGCTGGCCGCCTTGGATCTCGAGACGAATTTGATACAGGACCTCTCGTCCTACTGTTTCTACGGCTTGAAGTTAATGAAGCTGACGCTAAAGGGGAATCAAATATCGAAAATTTCCGAATACGCGTTTGCGGGTCTCGAGGACAGTCTGAGCGATCTGGATCTAGCGGAAAACAAGTTGAAGCTGTTTCCCATGGCTCCCCTGAGGAGACTCGAGAGTTTAGCTTCGCTCAGGCTGGCGTGGAACGAGATATCGGAGCTGCCCGACGACGGCTACAGTCTCCTCAGCTCTCTGCTGATCCTCGATCTGAGCAGCAACAATTTCGAGAAACTGGCCGAGGACTGCTTCAGACCCTGTCCCATCCTTCACACCCTGTCGCTCTACTACAACTCCATCGAGAGCATTCACAAGGACGCCTTCGCGTCGCTGAAGGATCTAGAGTCGATCGATTTGAGCCACAACAAGATAGTCTTCCTCGACGTGGCGACATTCAAGGGGAACGAACGTTTGCGCACGATCGAGCTCAGTCATAACCACATTCACTACATCGGCGGCGTGTTCGCGCGACTGCCCGAACTACGGGAGCTTTATCTGGCGGAAAACAATATCCTGGAGATCCCGGGAGACGCGTTCGCCGGCAGCGTAAGCCTCGCGGTGGTGTATCTCCAGCAGAACGCCATCCGTAGAATCGACGCCAAGGGCCTTACGAGTCTCACGCAGCTGGCGCAATTGCATCTGAGTAACAACTACATCGAGAAGGTGCCGCGGGAATTCCTCGAGCACTGCGAGAACCTCTCGTCGCTCTCCCTGGACGGTAACAAGATCCGCGAGCTCCAGCCAGGCACATTCCTTAAGCTGCATCAATTGCGCGAGCTGCGCCTGCAAGATAATCATATAACGGAGGTGAAGCGCGGCGTTTTCACGCCGCTGCCGGCCCTCCTCGAGCTGCATCTGCAAAACAATGCCATCACCTCGATGGAGACGGGCGCGCTGAGAACGCTGAATAGCCTCCAGCACGTTAATCTGCAGGGCAATCAGTTGACCATGCTCGGCGACGTCTTTCAGCTGTCCGCCTCAGAATCGTCTTCCGGCGGAAGCTCTTTGGTGTCTATTCAGCTGGACAGCAACGGCCTCGCCGTTCTGCACAATGACTCTCTGCGCGGCCAGGCGTCCGTCAGAATCATGTGGCTGGGCCACAACAAGCTGACACACCTGCAAGCTCCTCTCTTCAGGGATCTCCTTTTGGTGGAGCGCCTTTATCTGACGAACAATTCCATATCCAGGATCGAGGACGCCGCTTTTCAGCCGATGCAGGCTTTAAAATTCCTCGAGCTCAGCATGAATAAGCTGAGTCACGTAACAGCGAGGACGTTCTCCGAGCTGCACGAGCTCGAGGAGCTGTATCTGCAGGATAATGGCCTGCGAAGGCTCGATCCCTACGCGTTGACGGCACTTAAGAAGCTGCGGGTGCTGGATCTCGCGAATAATTATCTCACCGTTCTGCAGGACGCGGTTTTCCAAGAGGACCTGCCGATTAAAACGTTGAATCTGAAAAACTGTTCGATAAGCACAATAGAAAACGGTGCCTTTCGCGGGCTCAACAATCTGTTCGATCTGAACCTAGACGATAATCTTCTCACGGCGACGGCGCTGCTACGTCTGCATATTCCCGGCCTTCGTACGCTCGCAGCGTCCGGCAACAACTTCAGCCAGATCACGGAGCACTGCTTCAACGGGCTGCCGTCCCTCCAGGACCTGTTCCTGGACGACTCGCAGATAAGTCAACTGCCGGAAACCATCTTCGTGCTGAATCGAAATCTAGCGCGTCTACACTTGAACCATAATTACCTGCGTGCCCTGCCGCCGGGCCTTTTCGACAGGTTACTGTCGCTGCGGGAGATACATCTGGATCACAATCGATTCCAGGACATCCCGTATTCGGCGCTCGCGAGCGCCCTTAATCTCGAGATCCTCACGCTATCCACCAACGAGATTCTCAACGTCGACGTAGCCAGCTTCGCCAGCCTGAAGCATCTGCGTGAGTTGGATCTGAGCCACAATAAGATCGAAACGATGTCCGGATTCGCGATGGCCAATCTGTCGCGCTTGATATCCGTGGATCTCAGCGACAACAATTTGAACGCTCTGCCAGCGAACTTTTTCGCGCATTCCTCCTTGTTACGTAGAGTAGACCTGTCGGAGAATAAATTCCGACAGATACCCGCGGTGGCTCTCTCGGGTCAGAATCTTCCCGGTCTGGCCTGGCTGAATCTCACGCGAAATCCCCTAAACAGAATCCACGATCTGCCGTCGGAGGCGATGTATCCTATTCTCCAGGAGGTACATATATCCGGCACCAACCTGAGTATAGTGACGTCGCAGGATTTCGAGGCATTCCCGGCGCTGCTGCATCTCTATCTCGGTCAGAATTGCATCCTGCGCGTGTCACCGGGCGCGTTTCGCAGCCTCCCGAACCTGCTCACTCTTCATCTCGGCATGAACAGCCTGGAGATCCTGCCAAAGGAGAGGCTTCAGGGGATGGAGCACTTACGGATACTCAATTTAACGCATAACCGTCTGAAGGAGTTGGAAGAGTTCCCGGAGGATCTCAAGTCCCTACAAATACTGGATCTGTCCTACAATCAGATCGGCATCGTCGGCAAAGTGACgttcaagaatttaattaGCCTGGTGGAGCTGCATCTTTATGGTAACTGGATAAACGCCATCTCCAGCGAGGCATTCAGACCCCTGAAGAAGTTACGTCTACTTGACTTGAGTAGGAATTACCTGGAAAACTTGCCGCTGAATGCTTTCCGGCCACTCGAGACGCAAATAAGAAGCCTGCGGGCTGAAG AGAACCCGTTACACTGTGGCTGCGAGTCGCAAGAATTGTGGGAATGGTTGAGAGACCATCAGAAATTGGTGAGCGGGGTCGGCGGTGGCCGTAGCCGCGGAAGAAATGGTGTCGGAGTCGGTGACGTCGAGGGCGGTTTGTTAAGATGCGAGCAGCCACCCGAGCTCCGGGGTCTCGTCTTCCTCGATCTTGACCCCCACGCCTTCTGTTCCGCTCCACTGGTCCTGAAACTCGCAATTCAGGACATTCAGCCCTTCTCCGTTCTGGTATCGTGGCAGAGCAGAAATCATTCCGGCCTCCACGGATACCAAGTGGCATATCACGCCTTGGACAACGTCGACGAA GTTCGAGGTAAGCTGCTGGATCCAAAGGCACGTTCGGTGAGATTGACGAAGTTGGCATCTGACACGCGCTACCTGATCTGCGTACTTGGCCTGGGCAGCTGGGGCACCCCGATCCCGGAGGACATCGGCTCATGGCAATGGAACGCCTCGCACGATGACGTGATCGAGGGATCCTCGCTGCCCGTGATGGTAAACTCGCCTACGAGCCGATGCACCGAGGTCAGAACTTTGGACGCGCCCGACTCGATAGTGGGCGACGGGACGGTGAGCGACAGGGGCAGCTTGGCGAACATTCTCACGAGGCGGCTGGGCCTGATTGTGGGCAGCTGCATGGGCTTCGTCGTCTTTGTCGTGCTGATCTCCGTTCTGGGCTACATGAAAATGAAGAAGCAGCGGGCGACGATCAAGCGGGATCAGCCGCTGTCCACGAATCCGCCGGAGTACATGTCCTACAGGCACTTCTCGTTGCAGAGCGGCGACAGAGCGGAGAACGCCTGTCCGAGTTTCATCAGTAACATCGGGCCGTCGCCCCTCGGCTCGTAG